One Dama dama isolate Ldn47 chromosome 18, ASM3311817v1, whole genome shotgun sequence DNA window includes the following coding sequences:
- the LOC133072486 gene encoding PRELI domain-containing protein 1, mitochondrial-like: MVKYFLGQSVLRSSWDQVFPAFWQQYPNPYSKHVLTEDIVHREVTSDQKLLSRRLLTKTNRMPRWAERLFPANVAHSVYILEDSIVDPQNQTMTTFTWNINHARLMMVEERCVYRVNSDNSGWTEIRREAWVSSSLFGVSRAVQEFGLARFKSNVTKTMKGFEYILAKLQGEAPPKTLVETAKEAKEKAKETALAATEKAKDLASKAATKKQQQQQQFV, translated from the coding sequence ATGGTGAAGTATTTCCTGGGCCAGAGCGTGCTACGGAGTTCCTGGGACCAAGTGTTCCCTGCCTTCTGGCAGCAGTACCCGAATCCCTATAGCAAACATGTCTTGACGGAAGACATAGTGCACCGAGAGGTGACCTCTGACCAGAAGCTCCTGTCCCGACGACTCCTGACCAAGACGAACAGGATGCCCCGCTGGGCTGAGCGACTGTTTCCTGCCAATGTTGCTCACTCAGTGTACATCCTGGAGGATTCTATTGTGGACCCACAAAACCAGACCATGACCACCTTCACCTGGAACATCAACCACGCCCGGCTGATGATGGTGGAGGAACGATGTGTTTACCGTGTGAACTCTGATAACAGCGGCTGGACCGAAATCCGCCGGGAAGCCTGGGTCTCCTCTAGCTTATTTGGTGTCTCCAGAGCTGTCCAGGAATTTGGTCTCGCGCGGTTCAAAAGCAACGTGACCAAGACTATGAAGGGTTTTGAATACATCTTGGCCAAGCTGCAAGGTGAGGCCCCTCCCAAAACCCTTGTTGAAACAGCCAAGGAAGCCAAGGAGAAGGCCAAGGAGACGGCACTGGCAGCTACGGAGAAGGCCAAGGACCTTGCCAGCAAGGCAGCCacgaagaagcagcagcagcagcagcagtttgtgTAG